In the genome of Sebastes fasciatus isolate fSebFas1 chromosome 23, fSebFas1.pri, whole genome shotgun sequence, the window GCTCCCTCCAGACGCCCTCCCACTTCAACGTGTGGTTGGTCACCCCCAGAGGAAACTGCAGCAGGACAGGGAGATGGAGGACAACTTCAGCTGAAGAAACTAAACTCACCAGTTGCACTTTGTCTTGCACATCACATCTctatcctgcacacacacacagcctcttaCGTTAAACTCTGCAGACCCTCCTCTGTCGGTCTCTTTTAAGGAGCTCCACGGGAACTGGCCGGTGACTTTGTACATGTTGAGGGTGAGGCTGAAACAGAGGACACCAAATCTGAAGAAAACAACTCCAAAACGATGCTATAAAGCCAGCGCTGGCAATCCATTAACTCTATATAGTCGACGGATACGCTTCCCTGGACACGCACTATCAACGGACTGTTGGGGGACATTCAGTGACATACTTGCGTTCAAAGTGTCCGGGCTGGGGCTTGAAGAAGGACAGGCCGTATGACGTCTCCTTGGTCCCGTAGGAGAACTGGAAGGTGAGTTTCTCAGCTCGACCGAACATGTTGGGCAACTTCAGACCCAGAACCTGGAAGACCCGACAAACACTGTTAGCTGAGAGCCACTTAGACTCGTACTGGAATAGCACCATGTGTCATTAGCTTTTTATTAACAACTCACTGTTCAAGATGACATTTGACTTGtgatagcaggaaaagcacaggatGCAAcccataacattaatgaggaCTCAGTTATCAGTATCAGTGAATGCATAATACCACATCCATGAAACAGCTGCATCTAAACAGAATGCAGCTGTTATTAATGCTGTTGGATGAACATGCTGTTCTGCTGTGACATGTCAACATGTcgcctgtaaaaaaaaaaggtctattGTCTCGTACGGCTGTAGTGAATAAATCGAAGCTTCATTTATGACGTTGAtattcaaattctaaatcaaaATTTGAATACTACGctgcttttttttcctattcAACCTGGTGTTTCTGCAGAGTTGCAGATAACGATCAGGCTATgcttatattattaatattatactaaaattagattccagtggtggctgcgtaggattgtttctcACTCGtctgatccaaacatttccagtaACCCCAGAGCGTTGGAACAtcagcaccactttaaatcttgtgtttaccagagatgtgattataagtttcttggaaataagtcattcagcgtgaaaagaaacataaaaaacaactaatcgacaaAAGAAattagtcgactgagaccaaaatgacagattagtcgactaatcgactaagaggccCGATGTGTGTCTCTAAGATGTGTGCTTCAGAAACctcagtaaacaaaaacactatcCTACGCACGCTCCATCCCTAGCCCATAATAAAGAGGACAACATGACTGACATGAATTATACTGTACCGAAAACACATCTTCTTAAATTTAGTCTTCCACGGTACTtcataatgtgtttattatgaATGTTCCCATTTacctgtatttattttaaatttcattttgTTGTTCTTTGCACTGTAATCTTGTATAGACTGTCTTATCTTGTTTGTAAGGTCTCCTTGTCTTAAAAGGCgcctataaataaaatgtattattattattactgtatgtgtttaagTGTTTCTCTCACCATGCTTCCTTCATTGTTGCCAACCATGGTGTTGTAGCTTCCCGTCAGCCTCTTGACCTCCGTCACCTCAAAAGTCACATCCAGGCCGTTGGGCAAAGCATCGTTGCCTGAGGAGGGAGAAGCAATCAGGGTGAAGAAGAAGGTTCGTTTCTGCATATTCACGTCACACATGTGGCTCTTGTTTTTGTTAAGAAGGTCTGAAAGAGTTACCGTCAGACGTATCGATGAGAACCTCCACCTCTTTGAAGATTCCCAGGCGGAGCAGCCTCTGTCTGGCGATGTGAGATTTTTTCATCACCTgcaacaaacacagaaacagagctGTTCACTCATAAACCTCATCTACCGGACTCCTGAAACCGATCATGTCAGAGTGCTATATTAAGCATTAATGTGCAGGACAGTCGTGACATGAATACGTACATCAATGAGGTTTTTGGCGTGGAAAACCTCAGAGATCTCATAGCCGAGCAGATCCTCTTTAGTTCTCCCAAGACCCTGGATATTAACGTGCTGGACGACCACCTGCAATCACAGACATTTTTACTTACATCAAAAAACCCAGTGTaacctgttactgttactaaTCACCAGATTGTAGTTTTTTAAATTACTACAACTGATAACTACTTGTAAATACTactattttaacattttacaaGAGCTACTCTGACACTAGCACTACTACTACTCACATCTTTGTTTTCGAGGATCTCCTGTTTGGACTCCTGCTCCGGTTCTGGAGGCTCCACCAGGTCATCAGGGTGGACGCCCAGGTCCCGGCCATGCATCGGGAGCGGGTCCAGACTCTGCACCAACGATAAACACAACGCTTTAAAAGGACACCGTCTGTTACAATCTGATGCAAAGAAACATAATAGATCCTACTTTGTACAGAGGAGCTGagttcagttttgttttgttcttgtaTTGAATTAAATTATAAAGTCAGATAAGGTGAGTCTTTACAGTTAATCATCCTAACACAGTCCCAAATACAACGGCATAACAAAAAAGTATGAATGGCACCTTTAAAGGGCAGGAAAGTCAAAGGGTGGGGCTTTAAAGAGGAGCTGTTaggcttattttcaggtgtatacttgtatttggggtttctactagaacatgttaacacgctttaatgtttaaaaaacgctttactgttctcataccggctgtgctgcagcacctcttttcaccctctgtctgagctCAAGctgtgtttgagggcgtgccaaactagctgttatgcaaatgtattacttggtgacatcaccacgttacggaagaaaaggcaggacttcaagcgatGCGTTttaaggcagttcaggagcaaagtggcgtggactttgggctttgtacctttgcagaccttttgcatgcacaaaaaacCCCCACTATATAACCCACTAAGGGacagggaaaaaacacaaaagcatgaTAGGACCGCTTTAAAAGAGGACTCAGCCAATGAGTGTCTGATGTCCTATGAATATTGACTTGTTACACTGTTTTGGGCTCATTAAATGCCTTTTTGTGATGTTCtttcttttctcataccggctgtaaactcttcagactccatTCCAGCTAGCTTTGTTTGATGGCATGTCCAACTAgtcgttatgcaaatgtgtcacttggtgacatcaccacgttacggaagaagagggcaggacttcaagcgaggcgttttaATGCAGTTCAGGAATAAagtggcgtggactttgggctttgtaactttgacctttgatcttttgcatgcacaaaaaaaaacaaacatatgacACACTACAGGAcaaggaaaaagcacaatagaTCCCCTTTAAGAGAGGACTCAGCCAATGAGTGTCTGATGTCCTAAGAATATTGACTTCTTACTCTGTTTTGGGCtcataaaatgactttttgtgatgttctttcttttctcataccggctgtaaactcttcagactctgctccagctccgctctaactagctttgctTGAGGGCGTGTCAAACTAGCTGttatatgcaaatgtgttacttggtgacatcaccacgttacggaagtaaagggcaggacttcaagcgaggcgttttaaggcagttcaggagcaaaGTGGCGTgcactttgggctttgtaactttgacctttgaccttttgcATGCACAAAAAAGGACCCCTTTAAGAGAGGACTCAGCCAGTGAGTGTCTGATGTCCTATGGACGGTGGAAGCCACTGCACTGTTCTGGACAGGGGGTAAAAAATTAATAAGAATATTGACTTATTACTCTGTTTTGGGCTCATTAAATGTCTTTTTGTGATGTTCATCACTGTTAAAACCATCTGAAAGCATTAAAGTCCCACTGAAACCTCCCCATAGTGAGTACAGAGAGCTATTGAGTCTAAAACATGACACACCCAGCCCATACTGGGCCTTTAAATGATCTGAAAGCTAAACTACACAGTCTCATCATCCACAGTTCACCTGCACACACTGAAATCCACCTGTCAGGTGTCTCTCCAGCTGGTCTGTGTCTACCTGGGTGTGTCTGTACATCGAGTCCCAGCATGCTGCTGATCCTCCTGCAGACTGACTGAGAGGTCATGATGATATAAACCCTCAGAAACACCACAGAAACACCAGCTACCAGGCAGATATAGAGCTCACCTTAGCATGGACAGTCCCCAtggtctctctcctctgctatCCGCCTCTTCAGTCCGTTAGCTGCTCTTTAATCAGCAGAAACCTGATCAATAACAGCGGCTAGTTTCTCCAGCTGCTAACCCTTCAGGGGAGACGCCATGACAGCCAGCGAGATCTCGTGCTGTGTTCAAGTGCTCCTTGTAAATATGCGTTTCCCTCACTGAGGTCTTTCATTCACCCCCAATGTCCTTGTTTATAAATCAgtatttgtatgttttctgtGCATAAATCCCCCTGACACAAGTTTAAGAAATTCTAGCTGGAAATTGTGAAAATGTCATGTTTAATTCATCTATATCGTGTCTGCTgttagagtcctcactaagaccaagaaagtggatcacatcagtccagttctgaggtctctacaccggctccctgtctctcagagaactgatttcaaaatactgctgctggtttacaaagcactaaatggtttagggccaaaatacatgtctgatcttctgctgtgttctgaaccatccagacctctcaggtcatctggatcaggtctgcttagtgtccccagagtcagaactaaacatgcagaagcagcattcagtttttatgcattaaatatctggaacaagctcccagaaacctgcaggacctccaactctcacttcttttaaaacaaagcttaaaacgttcctgtttgcgggtgccttttattctgacactgcactataacttctactcttttgagttttatgcaattttagcttctatcctagcttttatttttagcttgtttttattttctaatctttaatgtttttataactgttttaattatttcttaatgttcttttgcattttgtcgcaatgttcttggatgtttctgtaaagcactttgaattgccctgttgttgaaatgtgctctacagataaagctgccttgcctaaATGAAAAGGTAGATAATAGCGGGGAGGTTGCCATAATACACAAACAGCAGCTACAGTTACACAcagatgtaatataatattaggACATCACACTGAGTTAGATATCACACTGTAGTGGATGAGTGGCACCACACAGGGGAAAGAAGAGCAACTAACTGACATAACGTTGTAAAAGCCAACACATGTATGGCTCTTAAAGGCGTCACGCTGTATCCTCTCTGTGATTGGATAGAAATGAGGAAGTAGTAAAATGGGCGGGAACAACGTGCCAGTTGAAGAAGGAGCTCCTCCACGCGATGGCGGTGTTGCTCTGCTTTAAACTGCGCAGAAACCTGCAGCAGCTGCACTGAAGACACGTTTAATGGTGAGTTCAGTcagcttctgtctgtctgtaagcTGCTAGTTTGTTATAAAGTCTGTAAACCTTTTAAAAATGGCATTAATATAACTGTAACTAGAGCTATATGCTAATATAGCTAGGTTAGCCTTAGCATATGGTAAACAATGAGTCACCAGCGACATACTTCACTTTTCAAGTCTTTATATCTGAGAAAAATGTACATCTGTGACTATTTTTGAATTGCagacatcaataaaaaacactatatatatatatttaactgtTGGACTTGAGCTTCCAGCGCTCAGGAGGACAACAATAAGCTATATGTGttgttatttaaagggactctatgtaagaatcataatgcttcttaacagcgacacctgtggccgttaagtcaactaaagtcagcgtcctgttgctggcgcttgtgctcgctctacatagacatgaaggagcatcgctcaacacagtgaggagacacacgtcagctaaaagcacaatatcactctatatttcagctgcttggcagtaatgttagctgaccagaccaaggtctctccatgaatcaatgctgatcctagtgttggcttttcccgcctcagcctcccgaccgcggccggagggaacgggggagacgccggagttttggtgggagacgataacgtttctctctgcggagccccgacacttcacaagacacgggaaacctctgttggtctggaggagctgcagcagttatttctgcacaaacgtccactgaacattcactagatattctcagagctaaactaactcttctgcagtgtggagtgagcagcatgcacgtgagaggtggagcgaaagagcgaaaACGAGcttggtgtgtgagtgaaggcaggcagaggagcagagactccggtcctggagaccaaagctacggtctcccccgcgtcctccgaccgcggccaacactgtttaatagACGGGCTTCACtcgatacaaccaagaggttttggtgcttcactgtagtttgtgttggagtctgagtctgaacagcgtagccacacgcgagcgtgcatatgcgaacgcgcatgggacaccgacctgggtgatttatacatgtaagaagttacaaacagtccctttaactgttaGCTCATTAAGAaaggcttaaaggtcccatgtcgtgctcattttcaggttcatacttgtattttgtgtttctaatagaacatgtttacatgctgtaatgttaaaaaaaaactttatttttcctcatactgtttgcctgaatatacctgtatttaccctctgtctgaaacacttcgttttagcgcatttcaacggaattgcgttgctaggcaacagcttgggtccatgtttactttcttgtcagctgatgttatttacatacactgcaacaggaaataaactgggacacatttagaatgtttacgtttaaaaccgtgtaatgatctatatatattgtatatttgtgacatcacaaatggacagaaatcctgacggcttgtttcaaacgcacaacttctgaatacgggctgtgtgtatttctcagtatattgatagtttaacagaatttataaagcacttaaacctgctttataacataaaagacatgaaaatctcactttttacaatatgggacctttaaaacaatgaGAATCACCATTTTtattttgactgtttttttaatccttgaaatgaatgaatggttGGTGACCCTTGACATAGCTGGATTAACCTGCTAGTGACATATGGCCCCCCTGAGTGCCCTCTACACACATTCCCCCAACCTATTTTGTCCTGAGCCCCATAAACCAACCAGTATTATATGCTGGAACACTGCCCTGTCTGGTTTGTGTCAGTCAATGATTGATCATTTCATTCATTGAATTATCTAAGGTTGTGCACAATGCTTAAACAATCCATTCTTGAGCGTTGATGTCAAACCACTAGGTGGCAGTATTTCTTAATCCTTAAAACCTCCTTAAACATTTAAAGCTTATCATGATTCAGACAGTTGTGTCAATAAGTATTGAAAGGGGAAGAAGTTACTGGATTTTGTGCTTCTTAAAATGTCCAAACTATGGTCTCAGGACCTGTAGGGGTCCTCAATTGGCACAGCTAGGGCAACAATGGGGGTTTAGATTTATCTGTAATGTTATAAGTTAAAACAGCAACAGTAtgtatgaggaaaaataaacaaaagtccTTTAAAATCAGAGGTTTTTCAACCTTTTGGGCTTGTGACCCAATGTCAGACAGGTGATGGACATGGgttgtttaaaggggacatatcatgctcattttcatgttcatatttgtattttgggtttctactaaaacatgtttacatgctttaatgtccaaaaacacattatttttctcatacaatctgtctgaatatacttgtattcaccctctgtctgaaacgctctgttttagtctCTTCAagagaaaaagcccagtctgctctgattctcttgagagaaaaatatggtgcatctttgcaaag includes:
- the samm50l gene encoding sorting and assembly machinery component 50 homolog B — protein: MGTVHAKSLDPLPMHGRDLGVHPDDLVEPPEPEQESKQEILENKDVVVQHVNIQGLGRTKEDLLGYEISEVFHAKNLIDVMKKSHIARQRLLRLGIFKEVEVLIDTSDGNDALPNGLDVTFEVTEVKRLTGSYNTMVGNNEGSMVLGLKLPNMFGRAEKLTFQFSYGTKETSYGLSFFKPQPGHFERNLTLNMYKVTGQFPWSSLKETDRGGSAEFNFPLGVTNHTLKWEGVWRELGCLARSASFAVREESGHSLKSALSHTVSIDSRNSAIFPSRGALLRINQELAGYTGGDASFLKEDFELQLNRRLFWDSVLSASLWGGMLYPIGGPPSCIADRFYLGGPTSVRGFGMYSIGPQSEGDYLGGEAYWAGGLHLYTPLPFRPGKGGFGDLFRTHFFLNAGNLCNLNYGEGPRAHLQKLAECIRWSYGAGIVLRLGNIARLELNYCVPMGVQSGDRICDGVQFGAGIRFL